DNA sequence from the Puntigrus tetrazona isolate hp1 chromosome 2, ASM1883169v1, whole genome shotgun sequence genome:
CTCCTCATATGCTTCTGACATACCTCTGTCAATTCTATTAGGAGCGCACAGGCCTCCAAAAATCAACCCGCTGAATTTATGCGAGCGTTTCTATTGTTATTGCACCTCGTGGCACAAGCCAGCAGTGATAATTGAATGAATTCTTCACGCAAAGTGCTTGTCTTCCTCTctgaaaaactatttacataACGTAACGCCAGCCCTTCTCCAGAGAGCGACCTGAACCAGCAGCCTTAAGTGGCAGCGCAGTCCGAGGGCAAAGTGAGCCGGACTGCCCCTCCACCCCCTGTAGAAGCAGAAAAAGCTGCTGAGTTGGGTCCGTTGGTCTCCATAGTGAAGAGCTTGCAGGCTCGCGGAGGGACGTACTCTGGGGCGGGAACGGTGGCGTTGGCGGCCGTGGCAGGGGCCTCTCTTTCGGGGCTGGAGGCGTGAGAGGAGCAGGGTGAGTTGGTCGGGCTCAGCTGAACGGCTGTGGTGTCCTGCATCGTGTGTTCGCTGGTCTCGATCTCAAACGCCGCCCCTCCACTCAACCCGCCTCCGCCCCGTCCCATGAATCCCAAACCGCCACCTCCTTTGGACCGCCGGGAGCTCTGAGGCGGAGGCAAGCGACTGCAGATGCAGCAGGCCCCGAAGAAGGAGAACGCCACCAGCAGGAGTATAGGTCCGATGAT
Encoded proteins:
- the tmem275a gene encoding transmembrane protein 275, producing the protein MVCSEQSSGTSVPKKETQTRKKRKSRPQGLPSPALCCACGLCIMLAGINITLVGAFAFSTLVPSSNPPIIIGPILLLVAFSFFGACCICSRLPPPQSSRRSKGGGGLGFMGRGGGGLSGGAAFEIETSEHTMQDTTAVQLSPTNSPCSSHASSPEREAPATAANATVPAPEYVPPRACKLFTMETNGPNSAAFSASTGGGGAVRLTLPSDCAAT